TGGCTCAAAGAAGGCATTACAGCGGAAGAAGAGAAGGATTTTTTGAATTTCTTTACAACCCTCAGCAAGATAGAAGGTATCAAGGAATTAAAATATGGCAAGCCCGCTCCGACAACCCCACGCCCCGTCGTCGACAACTCATTTTCATATCTCCTGCTGATTACCTTCAACAATATGGATGAAATAAACGTGTACGAAAATCACCCTGATCACCTCGCCGCAATAGAAATCTACAAAAAGTACTGGACGAAGGTAGAAGTAAAAGACGCGATTCTGATGTAACAAATAGCAGACGTTAATCAAATCCAATTCTAACCTCAATCATAACCCTTTCGGAGCGGCTATGATTGGGGTTTGTATTGGGTTTACATTGGGTTTGAAAGGGAAGTGGGGTTTAGGTGTCTTTTAGATGTTAGATTTTAGATATGAGACAGTAGAGTCTGAACCAGGAAAGGAAGGATTTAAGGATTCGCGGGATGTTTCGTTTGGATGTTTGTTTTGAACCAGGAAAGGAAGGATTTAAGGATTGTCAGGATCTAGTACGGTGTTAGATGTTGGTCTTAATCGTAAGTTTCAGGAGACGTTTAGTGAAACGTCTCTACGCATTGGCGTCCAATTGGCTTCTATACAATTTTGAACCATATAGGTGGTAATCATGGCGAGCCGCGTAGAGACGTTTCACTAAACGTCTCCAACATTAGCAGATTATTGATCCTGACCATCCTTACATCCTTTTTTTTCTGGTTCAAAGACAAATCTCACGTCCAAAATCTAACCTCTAATGTCTCACATCTAAAATCTAAATTCCGGTAGCCGCCATAGGTCTAACTACTAAGTACTAAATACTAATGCGAATTAAGGGTTGAAAATAGGCTTTATGAAACAGGCTGTTAATTTACCGAACACATGTACTAATAGTCCTTTGGTAGATCTGACCTTACTTGCGTTTTGTATCTGTGTTTTTTCATTTATCCAATTAAAAAAGGATTCGATTGGTTGTCTTACCCTAGATACTGCTCTTGAAAACAGATCATTATAAGCACGATCCCTGTTTTTTAAACAATCCGGCTTTCCTTGGGTTTCCCTTATCGGGGTATACATAATTGATTTCTTTTCTTTATAAAACCACTCGAAGAATGGGGCGTCACGGTATATCTTGTCACCAAAGAACGTCCTACCTGCGATGGATGCCCAATTCTCCTTAAATATGTTCAGGTCACTTTCAGATGCCTTGCTTATTACTATGCTTTCCGGACGAGGCAGCTTGGATTTGTTATAGCTGTTGAGCGCATGAAGTTTTAATCCAAAATACCAAAGCCTCTTCGTTGAGCAGAAGCTTTTATCCGTTATCTCCAGAGCTACCTTTGCTCTTCTAGTCCCACTGCAGGTTATGATGGGCATAGAGTCCAGTAAGGAAAATTCTTTGGAGCACTCTTCTGGAGCAAAGTCCTCTATAACTGACTGACAGAGAGATCTCAAAACATCAAAAAGGCGGTTGATACGGGTGTTGAATGCTACGTACGAAGTTAGCTTGGGAAACCAATCCATCAGATAATCCGAGGCGAATTTATGAATCTGCTTGATCCTTAGCCGCTGTTCCTCGTGCACACTGAATAAATAGATGGTCAAAACCTCCTGATCAGTAAAGTCAGGTTTGTTATTGTTTGAAAATCGCTGACAGTAATATTGCAGTTCACTGTCATATTTATCACACACATACTGGTATAATTTTATTAATTTTAGAGCCTTGGCCTGATTGATCATGTTGTTTTATAATGCTTAAGGAACATTATAAATATACTGATAATCAGGCTTTTATACAAGTTTTCGACCCTCTTTTTAAGAAGATTTTTCCAATATATTTCAACCCTTAATTCGCATTACTAACTACTATAAAATAAAAAGAGATGCCTCGGCATCTCTTTTTATTTTATTAATGGACTTCAATATCTCTAGGGCCATCGTTCTGCTCTGGGGCAGCTTCTTTTTCAGGTTCTGTAGGCTTCTCCGAACGCTCTACTGTGATTTTACACTCCGTTAGTAATGCTGCTAGTGCACCAACGGCTGCGAATATGGGTGCTAATACGACACCGATAACACCTAGGGTCACAGGGAAGCTCATGATCTCTTTTCCTGATTTGTCTGAAATGCTGATCTTTGTAACATTACCTTCAGCAATTAATTCCTTTACTCTTTTTAATAAGTTCTCACCTGTAATAGTGAATGTTTCTTTGATTGACATATCTCTTCTTTTATTTGATTAACAATTATTTACGTTACTTGTTTAATTTGTTATTCAAAAGTACGTGAACTTCTTAATATCTGTAACTAGGAATAGGTTAAAAGAGTATAAAATTCGGTGAACTACACGTTTTATTCGGTGAATTCGATGAGACTAATGCAACTCTTGGTAGAGGATCCATATTGCCATGAACAGTACAAAATAGCCAAAGAAAGGTTTTAATTTTGCAGCATCCGCTTTTTGGCTTATCCAGCTGCCGAGGAGCATACCAGCGAGTGCGATTGCTGTGATTTCGAGCAATAGCGGCCAGTGAATCTCGTCGATATTTGTGCTGCTGATGAAACCAAATAAGGAGTTCAATGCGATAATCAATAAGGAAGAACCAATAGCGGTCTTTAGTGACATTTTATTGAAAATAATCAGTGCAGGGATAATTAGAAATCCTCCACCTGCGCCAACTAATCCAACTAAGATCCCAATTAATATTCCCTGAATGATTATTTTTCCAATTTGGTCATTTGCTTGATGAACGTCTGTTGCTATCTCCTTCTTCCAGATCATATTTAGTGCAGCGAAGACCATTAGCACTGCGAAAAGCAACATTAAGAGCATATCCTTACTGAGCATCCAACCGTTAATCTGGATGATATCATTTGGTATTATAGGGTGTATATAACGCCGAGAGACAAATACCCCCAAAATGGACGGAAGTCCGAAGAATATGGAAGTCTTAAAATCCACTTGTCTTTTTAAGGTATACGGTACAATACCCGCCAAGCTGCTGATGCCCACGATAAACAGGGAATAAGTCGTCGCTAAAAAGGGATCGATTGCAAATAAGTAAACCATGACCGGGACAGTTAATATACTACCTCCAGCACCGATTAACCCCAATATCAATCCTATACCTATAGCTGCTATAAATCCTAATATTTCCATTCCTTCTATAATTTGATGGTTCAAAGGTGACAGTTTCGCTTTGCTATTTTGGTTACCTTTGTTACAGAGGGAGATTACTGACCTAGAAATGATCAATTAGGAATGGGGTGCGTATGCGCTTGTCGGTGTAACTTATGTTACCATTCGTCTGTTATCAGGGCAGTACCTTTGTAAAAAAATGAAAGGAAATATGGAATTAATTTTAGGACCCTGGCCATGGTATGTGGGTGGAGCGCTTGTTGCGCTAATCATGGTGGCATTAATCTATCTAGGGAAAAGCTTCGGATTCTCATCCAATTTTAGGAATCTCTGTTCTGCATTGGGCGCTGGAAAGTCCTGCAGTTTTTTTGATTTCGATTGGAAAGCACAGCGTTGGAACCTATTGTTTCTTGTAGGATCTGTTATTGGAGGTTTTGTTGCGGCGCATTATCTGTCCGACAATCAAGTGCCAGCGATTTCGGAAAGCAGTATTGTACAGTTAAAAGCAATAGGCATTGAATCCGCCGGAGCAGCGTACTCTCCTTCGGAAATTTTTGAAGTGATGAGTGTAAAGAACATTCTTATTTTAGCGATTGGAGGTCTTTTAATAGGTTTCGGTACACGTTACGCAGGCGGCTGTACCTCCGGACACGCAATATCAGGTTTGAGCGATCTGCAATGGCCATCTTTGGTGGCGGTAATCGGATTTTTTATTGGTGGGCTAATGATGGTTCACGTATTATTCCCCTTAATCTTCTAGACTATTATGAGAAAAGTATTATTTATCCTTTTAGGAATATTGTTTGGTGTGGTGATGTATAAAGCGGAAGCTGCGTCATGGTTTCGGATTTATGAAATGTTCAATTTCCAATCATTTCATATGTATGGATTTATCGGAACGGCACTTGTAGTTGGTGTAATTGCTGTGCAGCTGATTAAACGCACGCGTGCGAAGGATGTAGACGGTGGTGATATTGTTATTGCCGATAAGGCAAAATCTATTCCTCGCTATCTTATTGGAGGTATCCTTTTCGGCTTGGGTTGGGCTTTAGTAGGGGCATGCCCTGGTCCGATCTTTGTTTTATTGGGTGCTGGCGTTTATCCGATGTTGATTGTAATCGCATTCGCCCTATTGGGTACTTATCTTTATGGTTTGCTGAAACATAAATTGCCTCACTAATCTATCGTTCTGTGTAACATTTGTAACTGTCTATGCTGAAATTAAGCTATAGCTTTGTTATATTATGAAAGTTTCTATTGTCCACGTTTTAATTATAGACAATAGGGACAAGTTTTAAACGAAATATAAATTTAAAGATGTTTTTTCAACAAGTTTACGACAAGACGCTAGCTCAAGCTAGTTATTTTATAGGCTGCCAAGCAAAAAAAGTTGCGATCGTTATTGATGCACAGCGAGATATCGATGTTTATTTGGACATTGCAAAGCAGAACAATTTGGAGATAACTCACATCGCTGAAACGCATATCCACGCTGACTTTCTGGCCGGTTCTCGCGAACTCGCGGAGGTTACTGGCGCAAAGTTATATCTATCAGATGAAGGCGGCGAGAATTGGCAGTACGAATTTGCACACGAGGGATTAAAAGACGGGGATGTAGTTAAAGTTGGGAACTTGAGCCTTACCGTGATGCATACACCGGGGCATACTCCGGAGAGCATCAGTTTCATTCTTCGCGATCATCCAGCATCCGATGAACCTGTTATGATCTTTACAGGCGACTTTGTTTTTGTTGGCGATATCGGCCGACCTGATTTGCTTGAGGAAGCGGCAGGCTTGATCGGTACGAAGGAAATTGGCGCAGAACAGATGTTTCAATCATTGAAGAAGTTTGTGACATTGCCCGATTATGTTCAGGTATGGCCTGGCCATGGCGCAGGTTCTGCCTGTGGGAAAGCCCTAGGAGCCGTGCCTAGCAGTACAGTTGGGTATGAAAAAATACGTAATTGGGCTTTCCAATTCGGCGACGACTATGAAGGTTTTAAGAACTATCTATTGAGCGATCAACCGGAGGCTCCAACCTACTTTGCGATGATGAAGAAGCTAAACAAGATCGATAGACC
The DNA window shown above is from Sphingobacterium hotanense and carries:
- a CDS encoding Dabb family protein; the protein is MKRKAFIGSLLVGAAAGSVLNSCAEPKTNTTNMDTSLSKETIVHSVYFWLKEGITAEEEKDFLNFFTTLSKIEGIKELKYGKPAPTTPRPVVDNSFSYLLLITFNNMDEINVYENHPDHLAAIEIYKKYWTKVEVKDAILM
- a CDS encoding transposase, with the translated sequence MINQAKALKLIKLYQYVCDKYDSELQYYCQRFSNNNKPDFTDQEVLTIYLFSVHEEQRLRIKQIHKFASDYLMDWFPKLTSYVAFNTRINRLFDVLRSLCQSVIEDFAPEECSKEFSLLDSMPIITCSGTRRAKVALEITDKSFCSTKRLWYFGLKLHALNSYNKSKLPRPESIVISKASESDLNIFKENWASIAGRTFFGDKIYRDAPFFEWFYKEKKSIMYTPIRETQGKPDCLKNRDRAYNDLFSRAVSRVRQPIESFFNWINEKTQIQNASKVRSTKGLLVHVFGKLTACFIKPIFNP
- a CDS encoding DUF4342 domain-containing protein, with protein sequence MSIKETFTITGENLLKRVKELIAEGNVTKISISDKSGKEIMSFPVTLGVIGVVLAPIFAAVGALAALLTECKITVERSEKPTEPEKEAAPEQNDGPRDIEVH
- a CDS encoding sulfite exporter TauE/SafE family protein, producing MEILGFIAAIGIGLILGLIGAGGSILTVPVMVYLFAIDPFLATTYSLFIVGISSLAGIVPYTLKRQVDFKTSIFFGLPSILGVFVSRRYIHPIIPNDIIQINGWMLSKDMLLMLLFAVLMVFAALNMIWKKEIATDVHQANDQIGKIIIQGILIGILVGLVGAGGGFLIIPALIIFNKMSLKTAIGSSLLIIALNSLFGFISSTNIDEIHWPLLLEITAIALAGMLLGSWISQKADAAKLKPFFGYFVLFMAIWILYQELH
- a CDS encoding YeeE/YedE family protein, with the protein product MELILGPWPWYVGGALVALIMVALIYLGKSFGFSSNFRNLCSALGAGKSCSFFDFDWKAQRWNLLFLVGSVIGGFVAAHYLSDNQVPAISESSIVQLKAIGIESAGAAYSPSEIFEVMSVKNILILAIGGLLIGFGTRYAGGCTSGHAISGLSDLQWPSLVAVIGFFIGGLMMVHVLFPLIF
- a CDS encoding DUF6691 family protein — translated: MRKVLFILLGILFGVVMYKAEAASWFRIYEMFNFQSFHMYGFIGTALVVGVIAVQLIKRTRAKDVDGGDIVIADKAKSIPRYLIGGILFGLGWALVGACPGPIFVLLGAGVYPMLIVIAFALLGTYLYGLLKHKLPH
- a CDS encoding MBL fold metallo-hydrolase; this translates as MFFQQVYDKTLAQASYFIGCQAKKVAIVIDAQRDIDVYLDIAKQNNLEITHIAETHIHADFLAGSRELAEVTGAKLYLSDEGGENWQYEFAHEGLKDGDVVKVGNLSLTVMHTPGHTPESISFILRDHPASDEPVMIFTGDFVFVGDIGRPDLLEEAAGLIGTKEIGAEQMFQSLKKFVTLPDYVQVWPGHGAGSACGKALGAVPSSTVGYEKIRNWAFQFGDDYEGFKNYLLSDQPEAPTYFAMMKKLNKIDRPLLVEVPTHPTLSIEEGLAKTDSILVDTRNKVEFAKGHVKDSINIQNNNSLANWAGWMLPYDKKLVIVAEEGRQEEITRKLMRIGMDHIHGFVTDLSGVPLEETKLVDADTVAAWKDRDDTVLLDVRGKTEFETAHIPGAIHKFIGNLPKKLPTEYKDKKIIIQCQSGDRATIATSFLERNGFEKVYNYAGSFIDWKNKGKETT